tgcccctccaccgccctccgaggcagagaattccacagactcacaactctctaagtgtttcctcgtctccgttctaaatggcttactccttattcttaaactgtgtggcccctggttctggaaaaggggcaggcagccgactcgggCAGAGCCCACTTCAGCCTGGCGCCGTGACCCGcggatggccatcttggccaggcccaggagcaaaccctcAAACTGCTGGTGAATAATGCCTGGGTTATTCCCAACTGCTGCTGCAAGACCCTGGTCAATGCTGTACACTCTGTTCAagcagcctacagggatgaggtccagcacctgacaacctggtgtgccaacaataacctcgtcctcaactccaagaagacgaaggaaattattgttgacttcaagaagatcagagggggcagacatacccccatccatataaacgggactgaggtggagcgtgtctccagctacaaattcctcggggtacacatctcggaggatctgtcctggtccctcaacacctccaagctgatcaaaaaggcgcagcagcgcctttacttcctgaggaggctcaagaaagctcacctgtccccccagatcctgaccaacttttaccgctgtaccatcgaaagcatcctgaccacctgcttcacggtatggtacagcagttgcaccgtagcagacaggaaggcactacaacgggtggtgaaaaccgctcagtacatcatcggtgccccgctccctgccatggatgccctccaccgaaaacagtgtctgagacgggccaggaaaatcatcaaagacccctcccaccctaaccatggactgtttgccctcctcccatcagggaggcggtacaggagcctcaggtctcgtactagtaggattaggagcagcttctacaacaacactatcacattgctgaactcggagtcccgccgatagatttctccagtctctccgtccacattgtttgcttactctgtatttagaaacatagaaattaggtgcaggagtaggccattcggcccttcgagcctgcacagccattcaatatgatcatggctgatcatccaactcagtatcccgtacctgccttctctccataccctctgatccccttagccacaagggccacatctaactccctcttaaatatagccaatgaactggcctcgactaccctctgtggcagagagttcccgagattcaccactctctgtgtgaaaaaagttcttctcatctcggttttaaaggatttcccccttatccttaagctgtgaccccttgtcctggacttccccaacatcgagagcaatcttcctgcatctagcctgtccaaccccttaagaattttataagtttctataagatcccctctcaatctcctaaattctagagagtataaaccaagtctatccagtctttcttcataagacagtcctgacatcccaggaatcagtctggtgaaccttctctgcactccctctagggcaataatgtccttcctcagatttggagaccaaaactgtgcgcaatactccaggtgtggtctcaccaagaccctgtacaactgcagtagaacctccctgctcctatactcaaatccttttgctatgaaagctaacataccattcgctttcttcactgcctgctgcacctgcatgcctactttcaatgactggtagtaatatattgcactattactacggactgacgctaaactgcatttcgttgtacccatacttgtatctgtgcaatgacattaaagttgaattgaattgaattctgtccatCTCTTTACAGATCCCATCTCCATGGGACGAGCGCTGGCTGATTACACCGCCCCCGACTGCAGGTTCATCAACATCCACCAGGGGCAGATTGTTTACGTGTACGGAAAACTCAAAGGCAGAGGACGCAACTTCTGGCATGGCACAGTGAGTGAGGACCAGAGTCTCCACAGTCTGATGCTGCAACAGAGAGTCTGCTGACTCTCACTGGCATTTGGTTCCTGCACTGACCATGGCATGCCTGGTCTCTCCTGCCAGTGTCTGAGCTCTGGGTCTAGCTGCTGTCTATGTCCGCGTCTGGTGTTTGTATCCAAACGGATACAAACTGTCTGGGGTCTGGGCTATAAACCtggctgctgtctgtggctgGGCTGTGTCTGATGTTTGTATCCAGACTGCGGGTCTGGGTCTGTCTGGTGACTGACTACCTGTAAGTCTGTCTGTGTCTGAGTCTGGAGACTGTGTGCAGTCTGTGTGTCTGACTGGGATCAGGGCCGTAAATCTGCCAGCTCTCTATCAGAATCTGAAGTTTGTGCCCAGACTGTGTGTCTGGCTGCTGTCTGTCTGACTGGAGCTTGTATCCAGACTGTGGGTGTGCCTGTGGTCAGGGATGTAAGTCTGGCTGTTGTCTGACTGTCTGGAGCTTGTATCCAGACTGTCGATGTGTCTGTGGTCAGGGATGTAAGTCTGGCAGCTGTCTGTGCCTGGGATGAGCCTGGTGTTTGATCCAGACTGTGGATCTACAGTGTCTGGTGCCTGCGCTGTAAgtctggctgctgtctgtgtctgGAGTTTGTGTCTAGGCTGTGTGTCCTCCCACTGTCTGGGTCAGTGAGGTGAGTGGCTGTGGGCCTGTctgtctcggggggggggggtgatctgtCTCTGCCTTGCAGTTTAGtgtctgccacagatggctgtggaggccaagtcattggatatatttaaggaggCAATTGACAAGATTATTGCTTAGCACGAGTGTCAGggggtacggggagaaggcaggaaaatggggttaagatggagagatagatcagccatgagtgaatggcgcagtagactcgatgggccgaatggcctacttctactcctatcacttgtgaacgtcGTTGCACAGCCCGCGTTTGTTGTTTTGAGGTATCTTCCAACAGCGAAGATGGGAGGCATTTGAGTGTTGTGAATGTAGGGCAAAACCATGTGTGGTCAGTTTCTGGCCGTGGCAGGCTGACTGTTTACCAGTGAGGGATAGACGGGTTTCATTGTAACTGACCACTGGCTGATTGATCCCTGTCTCTGTTTAGGTCCAGGGTGATTATTTTGGGGAGCAGACCTCTGTCCTCGGTTTCTTCCCGAAGTCGGTGGTGGAGGTGACCCAGCACCTGGTGACCGACCTGATAGAGCTGCCGACAGTGGTgagccttctccctctctcctccctgctTCCCGTCCCCTCCGAGGGCTGCCATCAGGCATAAGACCCATGACccaaatcaggccattcagcccatcgagtctactctgccactcgatcatggctgatctatccttcccattcaaccccattctcctgccttcgccccataacccctgacacctgcactaatcaagaatcaagcggtgctggctcgaagggccgaatggcctcctcctgcacctattttctatgttacatttTCTATGTAATctctcaatctccgctttaaaaatacccaatgacttggcctccaccgccgtctgtggcaatgaattccacagattcatcaccctctggctaaagaaattcatcctcatctccattctaaaggtacatccttttattctgagggtgtgccctctggtcctgaactctcccactactgtgtataaccctctccacatccactctatccagacccttCATTACTTGGGAGGTTTCAATGAGTTTGGGTAGTTTAATTATTCTCTATATAAAGGCCGAATTCCTCCTCAGTTTCACCTCAGAGCGTCAGGCTTAAGCAGGGAACCTGCTGGGGACCTGACCCTGGTGCTGGACACTCTCAACAGGTCAATCATCATCAGCGGAGACGCTCGATAAAGGCGATGCTTTGTCCTGCGGTGCAGTCAATGTGTTTCACTATTGCTCACTCTCTGCTTGGGGCAGAGTTATGGTGATCTCCTCCCAGCTACACTGTCCTCTCTATACACTGGATCACTGGAGCAAGAGGAGTTGGCTAACAGCAAACGATAtcagtaaaaacaaggaactgcagatgctggcttacacaaaaaaaaaacagcacttgcagttcctggtAGCTTAACGTGGCACAACAGTGGATGTGACCCCTGATCTCCATTCAACAGCATCACCTGGATTATCATTGCATTGGCTCAGTCATTATTTCTCAAGTGGACATAGAACCTGGGGaacctgaagttagacacaaactgctggagtaacacagcgggtcaggcagcatctctggagaacattgatacacgatgtttcgggtcgagacccctcttctgactgCAGTAAACCGTTATTAGAATGAGGGACCATGGGCAGGGTGTGGATGGTGTCTACTACAACCGAGTTAGGGAATGCTgagtaatagagtatcattgtatAACTAGAATATgaacaactgcagatgccggttgaattacaagtgctggagtaagtgatgtttcgggtcgggatccttgttcagactgCTATCAGACAGGTGTGCTCCTTCCACTCACAGTCcagtcatgcagaggatggtgaaaTTTCTACTGCTCCGTCTAGTACTGAGTGTAATTGTGTGTATTTTAGGCTTGTTTGCAAAACTCTTGAACATTGAGCAAAACAAGTGTTGGAGAAAGGTTTTTCCTTTTGGAAGAAAGGTCCCGAATCCAAAGGGTCCAGTGTCTTCTGATCCTCATATCTCTACCactgatagattcttcattaggaaGAGCACCAAAGgttagggggagaaagcaggagaatggggtagatcagccatgattgaacggaggACAAAACtcgatggcctacttctgcacctatctcATATGGTCTTATGGAATTGTCCTCAGCTGCCCCTGGACTTGACTCACACATGAAGGAGAACATTTGGAGCAAAGCATAAGATGGTAGCCTATTCCATTGAAGCCGCCAATGTTGAATGTTGAAGAGGGGTGTGGGTTGACAATCAATGCGTTTTGTAACACTGTCTCCTTGCATTTGTAGGACTGGGATTTTCGTTGTTAAGAGGGAAGACAAAGAGAGCGACTGTCATTCTGTCACCAGAAGACCAAACCATATAGCATCGAGTGATTATGTAGAATTAGATTTGAACACCTTGTAAACTGTAGTGATAATGGCTAACTCACATCCAAAATAAACAGGAAATAGCTGCTAGGCTGGTCAATGTTTCTCTAGTTTGTGCCGTTGTCAGTGGCTAAAGGTGGGGCGGTATTTCCACACCTCGTCCTTTGTTTAAAAAACATCTCACAGAACCACTCACAGGATGGCAATGACCCTTATTCTTCCCAGACTTTGTATCTGTGAGagaaaagcaaaatgctggaggaactcagcgggtcaggcagcatcaatgaaggGAATgagcagatgacgtttcgggtcaggacccttcttcggattaatGCTTGACGCAGACACTGTGGGCTACAAGTCCTGTGCCGTTCTGTGTACAAGGAcagcaggtggcgcagcggtagagttgctgccttacagcgccagagacccgggttcgatccagactacgggtgctgtctgtacagagtttctgtgaccgtgtgggttttctccgggtgctctgtattcctcccatatcccaaagacatacaggtttataggttaattggcttctgtaaaattgtaaattgttcctagcatgtagatgtgatcgctggtcagcggggactcgatgggctgagcgacctgtttccacgctgtatcactaaagtctaaagtaagggACAAGGGCAGTAATAACGGGAGATTAAATTATCCCGTCACCTGGGGTCCATACAGTCTGTGATAGCTACAGATGGCTCAGAATTTCTAGTGCCTACAGGAGAACTTTTTTTTGGCTAGTAACCTGCATCGGTGCAATTTAATGTTTCTCAACACAAATAAAAAATATCTCTACCTGGGCTATCTTATTGCAAACTATTGATGCAAAGGGCTCGTGGAATCTTTCTTCTCACTGGTTGTATTTGGATTGTGCTGATCGTTGGGGTCCGGTTGTAATTCTTACAACTGCCAGTTGATGGCACTTGTGAGCTGCCACCTGATCAAGGGCTCTCAACATTGATGGTAATTTTTACTTGTTTAATTTACCGGTTTCAAAACGGAGGTGTTAACCAGGCTGCGGTTATTCTCAGTGGAATATAGGCTGAGGGGAGACATTATTGAGTTTTACACGGTGGGAgaatgcaaccttcatgtggtctgccctgttttgatgaatgcaatcaacctggcatgcacaatcaaatagaacaagttgtcctacaactttaaagtcctgtcccacggtacgagttcattccgaggaggaggagccatcttggtgaacggctgctagccagcagccgtccgtcttaaattcgtttttttttgtttttagtgagtcctgtttttttgtttgtaggggatatggtcttttaatgtgggggggtaggtgttactttatttataggtccctacctggtcggtgtggcagccttttttccgggctgcccgtcgacccgtcctcgtggcctaccagcgggcttggagcgccgtttcttggcgggaaccacccagcacctcggccacagcattggagcgctggagcggagcgggcgatgccttgcctgggtcgccgcgctggagctctggcgagctggaccgccgtgagcaacatctccgggctgcgggtttgcggagcggagaggcggcgtgcggagagacggcaaggcggcagtgcggagagcgggcgccgactttttcatctggagcctgggagcgccaaaccggcgcggccttgtcggcttcggcagccgcgggctccaaccaagaagcggccgttccaagtggcccagccgccgaaaggactctcccgacgccggggcaagaccacccggtgagaacggccagggacatcgggcctccgtacaggcaattgcggtggcctcaataggcctgactttggggtgaacatggggtggggactggacattgtgccttcctccacagtgctatccactgtggggggatgatttttttgtcaaattgtagtcctgtaggtctgtgtccaagatggctgccgtgaagagagagtggacgctggcacgatttggttgccgctgctctctctccacactgtgtttttgattttctgtttttggattgaattctgtttttaatttgtgtcactgtgatgtctttaattacttgttttactccgattatatgtttttattccgattactatgtaaggtgtccttgagatgtatgaaaggcgcccattaaataaaatttattattattattattattccaagagttctcccgagtttgccctgatttgaacttggagatttatggtaatggccactcgtc
The nucleotide sequence above comes from Amblyraja radiata isolate CabotCenter1 chromosome 41, sAmbRad1.1.pri, whole genome shotgun sequence. Encoded proteins:
- the mia gene encoding melanoma-derived growth regulatory protein; its protein translation is MLPPRNKTQPGTSLTVLLLCVLVVCTSDVLSSREQAVHKLADRKLCADEECSYPISMGRALADYTAPDCRFINIHQGQIVYVYGKLKGRGRNFWHGTVQGDYFGEQTSVLGFFPKSVVEVTQHLVTDLIELPTVDWDFRC